The following coding sequences are from one Granulicella sp. L56 window:
- a CDS encoding type III polyketide synthase — MRISSVGTAYPPHRYSQAAITEALRNRWQDRMEEPRLINRLHANCGVEFRNLVFPLEVYENLSGFGPTNNAWIKAAVELGQQAITTALDRVGLTPADISAIFFASVTGIASPTIDARLINLMPFPTSVKRTPIFGLGCVAGAAGISRASDYVRAFPDQYALLLSVELCSLTWQDNDQSIANLISTGLFGDGSAAVVISGSETALAKEGCGPRVLDTRSTFYRNTEHIMGWDIGDLGFKIVLSPDVPKVVNEHLRGNVESFLADNNLTLGDISSYIFHSGGPKVLEAMETSLNLPPNALAPSWKSLREVGNLSAASVLAVMEDYLVNTPGKAGTYSILAAMGPAFCSELVLLQW, encoded by the coding sequence ATGCGTATCTCGTCCGTCGGCACGGCTTACCCTCCCCATCGCTACTCCCAGGCAGCAATCACAGAAGCACTCAGAAACCGATGGCAGGACCGGATGGAAGAGCCCCGGCTGATCAACCGTCTCCATGCCAACTGCGGCGTCGAGTTCCGCAACCTCGTCTTTCCGCTTGAGGTCTACGAGAACCTCTCCGGCTTCGGCCCCACCAACAACGCCTGGATCAAAGCTGCCGTCGAGTTGGGCCAGCAAGCCATCACCACCGCCCTCGATCGCGTCGGCCTCACCCCGGCGGATATCTCCGCCATTTTCTTCGCCTCGGTGACGGGCATCGCCAGCCCCACCATCGATGCCCGCCTCATCAACCTGATGCCCTTCCCCACCAGCGTCAAGCGCACTCCTATCTTCGGCCTCGGCTGTGTCGCCGGAGCGGCCGGCATCTCCCGCGCCTCCGACTACGTCCGCGCCTTCCCCGACCAGTACGCTCTGCTGCTCTCGGTCGAGCTCTGCTCCCTCACCTGGCAGGACAACGATCAGTCCATCGCCAACCTCATTTCGACCGGCCTCTTCGGAGACGGCTCTGCCGCCGTCGTCATCTCAGGCTCTGAGACCGCACTCGCCAAGGAAGGCTGCGGCCCACGCGTCCTCGACACCCGTTCCACCTTCTACCGCAACACCGAGCACATCATGGGCTGGGACATCGGCGATCTCGGCTTCAAGATCGTCCTCTCCCCCGACGTCCCCAAGGTCGTCAACGAGCATCTCCGCGGCAACGTGGAGAGCTTCCTCGCCGACAACAACCTCACCCTTGGTGACATCTCCAGCTATATCTTCCACAGCGGCGGCCCCAAGGTGCTCGAAGCGATGGAGACCTCCTTGAACCTGCCTCCCAACGCTCTCGCTCCCTCCTGGAAGAGCCTCCGCGAAGTGGGCAACCTCTCTGCCGCCTCGGTCCTCGCCGTCATGGAGGATTATCTCGTCAACACCCCTGGCAAGGCTGGCACCTACAGCATCCTCGCCGCCATGGGACCGGCCTTCTGCTCCGAACTTGTCCTGCTCCAGTGGTAG
- a CDS encoding acyl carrier protein, with translation MDDIAQRCIEIIAKSKSIPADSITLDSTFDSLNIDSLDKINISFEVEEAFSIEIPDEALGTIKTVGDMVRGVSELRVNHPTAAVTTP, from the coding sequence ATGGACGACATCGCACAGCGCTGCATTGAGATCATCGCAAAGTCGAAGAGCATTCCCGCGGACTCAATCACCTTGGACAGCACCTTCGACTCCCTCAATATTGACTCCCTCGACAAGATCAACATCTCTTTCGAGGTCGAAGAGGCCTTTTCCATCGAGATCCCCGACGAAGCCCTCGGCACCATCAAGACCGTCGGCGACATGGTGCGCGGCGTCAGCGAACTCCGTGTGAACCATCCCACCGCTGCCGTTACCACACCCTAG
- a CDS encoding beta-ketoacyl synthase, producing MNRVVVTGLGCVTPIGSTVEDFRTALFSGQTGIAPFPDFPEAPGETQGLRFTQSARVKDFDPRQHLESGVVVSTDRTTQFAIVAARQAAKHSNLLQHHAPDNVAIIVGCACGGRQAEETETAKLYTRDARVHPLTVTRTMASAGASHISIDLGITGPVLNISTACSSGTHAIGLAFQMVRAGMVSAAITGGHEAPLTFGFLRAWDSMRVVSPTQCRPFSADRDGMTLGEGSAMLVLETLESAQARNATIYAEIVGFGSSADAHHITQPAPEGAAAAMRKALSDANASLDEVNYINAHGTGTQANDATEAAAIHQLFGPRASQIPVSSTKALHGHSIGATGAIEAMATILSLHHGKLPANAGVTQIDPSIKLDVILNAPREASAQLALSNSLAFGGLNAVLAIRSHS from the coding sequence GTGAATCGCGTTGTAGTTACCGGCCTCGGCTGTGTCACCCCCATCGGCAGCACCGTCGAAGACTTCCGCACCGCTCTCTTCTCCGGCCAGACCGGCATCGCCCCCTTCCCCGACTTCCCCGAAGCCCCCGGCGAAACCCAGGGTCTCCGCTTCACCCAGTCGGCCCGCGTCAAGGATTTCGACCCCCGCCAGCATCTCGAATCGGGCGTCGTCGTCTCCACCGACCGCACCACCCAGTTCGCCATCGTCGCCGCCCGTCAGGCCGCGAAACATAGCAATCTCCTCCAGCATCATGCTCCCGATAACGTCGCCATCATCGTAGGTTGCGCCTGCGGAGGCCGTCAGGCCGAAGAGACCGAAACCGCCAAGCTCTACACCCGCGATGCCCGTGTGCATCCGCTCACCGTCACCCGCACCATGGCCTCCGCCGGAGCCAGCCACATCTCCATCGATCTCGGCATCACCGGCCCTGTCCTCAATATCTCCACGGCCTGCTCCTCGGGGACCCATGCCATTGGCCTCGCCTTCCAGATGGTCCGCGCCGGTATGGTCTCGGCAGCCATCACCGGCGGCCACGAAGCTCCGCTCACCTTCGGCTTCCTGCGCGCGTGGGACTCCATGCGCGTCGTCTCCCCCACCCAGTGCCGTCCTTTCTCCGCCGACCGCGATGGCATGACCCTCGGCGAAGGCAGCGCCATGCTCGTGCTTGAAACCCTCGAGTCGGCGCAGGCCCGCAACGCCACCATCTACGCCGAGATCGTCGGCTTTGGCAGCTCAGCCGACGCCCATCACATCACCCAGCCAGCCCCCGAAGGTGCAGCCGCCGCCATGCGAAAGGCATTGAGCGACGCCAACGCTTCACTTGACGAGGTCAACTATATTAACGCTCACGGCACCGGAACCCAGGCAAATGACGCCACCGAAGCCGCCGCTATCCACCAGCTCTTCGGCCCCCGCGCCTCGCAGATCCCCGTCAGCTCCACCAAGGCTCTCCACGGCCACTCCATCGGAGCCACCGGAGCCATCGAAGCAATGGCCACGATCCTCTCCCTCCACCACGGCAAGCTCCCCGCCAACGCCGGTGTCACCCAGATCGACCCATCCATCAAGCTCGATGTCATCCTCAACGCCCCTCGCGAAGCCAGCGCCCAACTGGCGCTCTCCAACTCCCTGGCCTTCGGCGGCCTCAACGCCGTTCTCGCCATCCGCTCCCATTCCTGA
- a CDS encoding glycosyltransferase family 2 protein — MISILILTRNEQRDLPGCLASVAWSDDIHVFDSFSTDDTVSIAQAAGAHLHQRTFDDYATHRNAALATVPFKHPWVFLLDADERPTPELSHEMQQIVLVAPAEISGFRLRRRDFLFGTWLKHAQISPFYIRLVRPERSRYTRAINEVIEVEGTIADLSYPFDHYPFSKGFAHWLNKHNLYSTMEAELIHRQQGLQNPSWKTALRDPDFHTRRLHQKAIFYRLPGRPIVKWIYMMFVRRAILDGVAGLTYATLQSIYEYFIVLKTKELQRGGA; from the coding sequence ATGATCTCAATCCTCATCCTTACCCGCAACGAACAGCGCGACCTGCCCGGTTGCCTCGCCTCCGTCGCCTGGTCCGACGATATCCACGTCTTCGACTCCTTCTCGACCGACGACACCGTCTCCATCGCCCAGGCTGCCGGAGCCCACCTCCACCAGCGCACCTTCGACGACTACGCCACCCATCGCAACGCCGCTCTCGCCACCGTTCCTTTCAAGCATCCCTGGGTCTTCCTGCTCGACGCCGACGAGCGCCCCACCCCCGAGCTCTCCCACGAGATGCAGCAGATCGTTCTGGTCGCCCCCGCCGAAATCTCAGGCTTCCGCCTCCGCCGCCGCGACTTCCTCTTTGGCACCTGGCTCAAGCACGCGCAGATCTCGCCCTTCTATATCCGGCTCGTCCGGCCCGAACGCAGCCGCTACACCCGTGCCATCAATGAGGTCATCGAGGTCGAGGGCACCATCGCCGATCTCAGCTATCCGTTCGACCACTATCCATTTTCAAAGGGGTTCGCCCACTGGCTCAATAAGCATAATCTCTACTCCACCATGGAGGCAGAGCTCATCCACCGCCAACAAGGGTTGCAGAATCCATCCTGGAAGACCGCGCTCCGCGACCCCGACTTTCACACCCGCCGCCTGCATCAGAAAGCGATCTTCTATCGCCTTCCCGGTCGCCCCATCGTCAAGTGGATTTATATGATGTTCGTGCGCAGAGCTATCCTTGACGGGGTCGCCGGCCTCACCTATGCGACCCTGCAATCCATCTATGAGTATTTTATTGTGCTGAAGACAAAGGAGTTGCAGCGCGGCGGAGCCTGA